A genomic window from Candidatus Bathyarchaeota archaeon includes:
- a CDS encoding 30S ribosomal protein S5 gives MSRVGVTDLEGWSPKTTLGKLVLEGKIVSLEEVFASGYKIREPEIVDFLLPNLTHEVLDTAFVQKQTDAGERSRFRVIVATGDMNGHIGIGFGKAPQWRMALRKAIKDAKLNITIVKRGCGSWECDCNLPHSLPFRVEGKCGGVRVVLLPGPRGLGLVAGDIIKTILRLAGVKDCWVRTYGSTRTHSSLIRATFEALKSTYKVVVLKD, from the coding sequence ATGTCGCGTGTAGGCGTAACGGACTTGGAGGGTTGGAGCCCTAAGACCACGTTGGGTAAGCTTGTTTTAGAGGGTAAGATCGTCTCGCTCGAGGAGGTTTTTGCGAGCGGGTATAAGATAAGGGAGCCCGAGATCGTAGACTTCCTGCTTCCGAACTTGACACATGAGGTTTTAGACACGGCGTTTGTTCAGAAGCAGACGGACGCGGGTGAACGCTCCCGGTTTAGAGTTATAGTAGCCACAGGCGACATGAACGGTCATATAGGAATCGGGTTCGGTAAGGCTCCTCAGTGGAGGATGGCCCTCCGGAAAGCCATTAAAGACGCTAAACTGAACATAACGATAGTGAAACGGGGATGCGGCTCTTGGGAGTGCGACTGCAACCTACCTCACTCTCTACCTTTCAGGGTCGAGGGTAAGTGCGGAGGCGTTCGAGTGGTCTTGCTGCCTGGTCCAAGGGGCTTAGGCCTCGTAGCCGGAGATATAATAAAGACCATCCTCAGGCTTGCTGGCGTCAAAGACTGCTGGGTTAGAACCTATGGTTCGACTAGAACTCATTCATCCCTGATAAGGGCGACGTTCGAGGCTCTTAAGAGCACGTATAAGGTGGTTGTGCTTAAGGATTAG
- a CDS encoding 50S ribosomal protein L18 codes for MKRGKIRKFPLKRRLQFRTDYRRRKRLLLSGLPRFVVRRTGKNIIIQVVEARLKGDHVLVSAHSRELSRDFGWLGDRNNTPAAYLTGLLAGLKCLKAGISKAVLDAGIFKPTKGGRIAAALKGGLDAGLDIPHGEEILPDEDRICGKHIVDYALKLKSEDSELYARMFSDYLKRGLPPEKLVEHFYDVKDRILKAFGRS; via the coding sequence GTGAAAAGAGGTAAGATCAGGAAGTTTCCTTTGAAGAGACGGCTTCAGTTTAGAACAGACTATAGACGTAGAAAGCGTTTGCTACTATCTGGGCTACCTAGGTTTGTCGTCAGGAGGACTGGGAAGAATATAATAATCCAGGTAGTCGAGGCCAGGCTTAAAGGAGACCACGTCCTAGTCTCAGCCCATAGCAGAGAGCTATCACGAGACTTCGGCTGGCTCGGTGATAGAAATAACACACCCGCTGCATACTTGACCGGTCTGCTGGCCGGCCTCAAGTGTTTGAAAGCCGGAATCAGTAAAGCCGTATTAGACGCTGGGATATTTAAACCTACGAAGGGTGGCCGTATAGCGGCGGCTCTTAAAGGAGGATTAGATGCTGGTTTAGATATACCCCACGGCGAGGAGATACTGCCGGATGAGGATAGGATCTGTGGGAAGCATATAGTGGATTACGCCTTAAAGCTTAAGAGCGAGGACTCCGAGCTCTATGCAAGAATGTTTTCAGACTACCTGAAGAGAGGATTACCTCCTGAAAAACTGGTCGAACATTTCTACGATGTTAAGGATAGGATTCTCAAGGCTTTTGGGAGGAGTTGA
- a CDS encoding 50S ribosomal protein L19e, which produces MNVSVQRRMAAEILGVGVNRIWIDPSRLEDVRSAITREDIKRLIAEGVISKKPEKGTSRVRVRMRKGRRRGPGSRKGARKARLNPENLWPAKVRALRSFLRYLRDRRIISRSVYRELYLKVKGGAFQDVAALKRYIQVHNLVRRRFR; this is translated from the coding sequence TTGAATGTGAGTGTTCAAAGAAGAATGGCCGCTGAGATATTAGGGGTTGGGGTTAACCGTATTTGGATAGATCCCTCTAGGCTTGAGGATGTTCGGTCGGCTATAACGAGGGAGGACATTAAGAGGCTCATAGCCGAGGGAGTCATATCTAAGAAGCCTGAGAAAGGTACTAGCCGTGTCAGGGTTAGGATGCGAAAGGGTCGACGAAGGGGACCAGGTAGTAGGAAGGGTGCACGTAAGGCTAGATTGAACCCGGAGAACCTCTGGCCTGCTAAAGTCAGGGCGTTGAGGAGCTTTTTACGTTATCTAAGGGACAGAAGGATCATTTCTAGAAGCGTCTATAGAGAGCTTTATCTCAAGGTTAAAGGTGGGGCTTTTCAGGACGTAGCGGCTCTGAAACGTTACATACAGGTACACAACCTGGTCAGGAGGAGATTCAGGTGA
- a CDS encoding 50S ribosomal protein L30 — translation MIVIVRVRGTVNVRRDVAETLKRLNLKKPNYCVVVPETKPYLGMIQKVKDYVAYGDIDLETFKKLLKRRGEVKGLGKLSGENVKKLGFDSIDELAEALYSGKISFKDVPQLKRFFRLRPPSKGYKSVKKPYPEGALGNWGSNISSLINRML, via the coding sequence GTGATCGTCATAGTCAGGGTCCGTGGTACGGTTAACGTGAGAAGGGACGTGGCTGAGACTCTTAAGCGTCTTAACCTTAAGAAGCCTAACTACTGCGTAGTAGTGCCTGAGACTAAGCCATACTTAGGTATGATTCAGAAGGTTAAAGACTACGTGGCTTACGGCGACATAGACCTCGAGACGTTTAAAAAGCTGTTGAAGCGTAGGGGTGAGGTTAAGGGGCTTGGAAAGCTAAGCGGGGAGAACGTCAAAAAGTTGGGCTTCGATTCTATAGATGAGCTTGCGGAGGCGTTATACAGCGGTAAAATATCTTTCAAAGACGTTCCTCAGCTCAAGCGGTTTTTCCGTCTAAGACCTCCTAGTAAGGGTTATAAATCCGTCAAAAAACCGTATCCGGAGGGCGCTCTGGGAAACTGGGGCTCAAACATATCTTCTCTCATAAACAGGATGCTCTGA
- a CDS encoding 50S ribosomal protein L32e translates to MARLLKVRARLKARNPRFVRCESWRLVRVKENWRRPRGISSKMRLEVKGWPPRVKSGYGKPKAVRHLHPSGFKEVLVYRPEDLDKVDPETQAIRIAHTVGRKKRLAIMERARELQIRVLNPSTR, encoded by the coding sequence ATAGCCAGGCTTTTGAAGGTCAGAGCTAGGCTTAAGGCTAGAAACCCGAGGTTTGTTAGGTGTGAAAGCTGGCGGCTTGTCAGGGTCAAAGAGAACTGGAGAAGACCCCGGGGTATCTCGAGTAAGATGAGGCTTGAGGTTAAGGGCTGGCCTCCTAGGGTTAAATCCGGCTACGGTAAGCCTAAAGCCGTCCGTCACCTGCATCCTTCTGGATTTAAGGAAGTTCTAGTCTATAGGCCAGAAGACCTCGATAAGGTCGACCCTGAGACTCAGGCTATACGGATAGCGCATACCGTCGGTAGGAAGAAGAGGCTTGCTATAATGGAGAGGGCTAGAGAGTTGCAGATACGGGTTCTGAATCCATCGACCAGGTGA